A genomic segment from Comamonas terrigena NBRC 13299 encodes:
- the motA gene encoding flagellar motor stator protein MotA, with protein MLQLLGIFIVLGTVFGGFVLSGGQLGVIWQPMEVFIIAGAGLGALVLGNPKHILSELWLQLRNVMSQTKQTVEFQRQLLLLMYELLLTASGGLKALDAHVEKPKDSPLFQRYPLVLADAKLLHFIVDNFRLMAMGKISSHELEGVLDQELETIQEELLQPAKSLGKIAEAMPGFGILAAVLGIVMAMSYVADGATAGEIAVKVGAAMVGTFIGIFLCYGVLDPLCNFMKQRVMEHIAAMECVKVVLVAHVAGKPPLLSIDAGRRLVPLNIKPSFAALETWITDMTARETGGARA; from the coding sequence ATGTTGCAACTTCTGGGCATCTTCATTGTGCTGGGCACCGTCTTCGGAGGGTTTGTGCTCAGCGGCGGTCAACTGGGGGTGATCTGGCAGCCGATGGAGGTCTTCATCATTGCCGGTGCCGGCCTGGGGGCGCTGGTGCTGGGCAATCCCAAGCACATCTTGTCGGAGCTGTGGCTGCAGCTGCGCAATGTGATGTCGCAGACCAAGCAGACGGTGGAGTTCCAGCGCCAGCTGCTGCTGCTGATGTACGAGCTGCTGCTGACTGCGTCCGGGGGGCTGAAGGCCCTGGATGCGCATGTGGAAAAGCCCAAGGACAGCCCGTTGTTCCAGCGCTATCCGCTGGTGCTGGCGGACGCCAAGCTGCTGCATTTCATCGTGGACAACTTCCGCCTGATGGCCATGGGCAAGATCAGCAGCCACGAGCTGGAAGGCGTGCTGGACCAGGAGCTGGAAACCATCCAGGAAGAGCTGCTGCAGCCGGCCAAATCGCTGGGCAAGATCGCGGAGGCGATGCCGGGCTTCGGCATCCTGGCGGCGGTGCTGGGCATTGTGATGGCCATGAGCTATGTGGCCGATGGCGCCACGGCCGGCGAGATCGCGGTCAAGGTCGGTGCTGCCATGGTGGGCACCTTCATCGGCATTTTCCTGTGCTACGGCGTGCTGGATCCGCTGTGCAACTTCATGAAGCAGCGTGTGATGGAACACATTGCCGCCATGGAGTGCGTGAAAGTGGTGCTGGTGGCCCATGTGGCGGGCAAGCCGCCGCTGCTGTCCATCGATGCGGGGCGCCGCCTGGTGCCGCTGAACATCAAGCCCAGCTTTGCCGCGCTGGAGACCTGGATCACCGACATGACGGCCCGCGAGACCGGAGGGGCCCGTGCTTAA
- a CDS encoding flagellar motor protein MotB, with protein MLKRAGQEHGEVVVKKSGGKHQHEEHNSAWKVAFADFCLALMCLFLVLWVLAARDKEEIEMAMAAGAAPNMTYQGQGVRMIGEYQPGSLIPKNPVRPQAQEETGGQPRVQKLLDSPEELAQLSRRVREVGEQVGLGDHIVTAVTAEGLRITVHDTEQSGMFKLGSAEPTAEFVRLLRRIGPMFREIDNQLVIAGHTDALPYSSHSAFAASNWSLSMQRALAARGHMMLGGMPERSVLQVIGMAEVAPADPEQPQAAINRRVELLVTTKAHAQNVHQTFGRLPVSEPLTPGLQSSPADTPMLELLRKVLLQPLQGEAQAKP; from the coding sequence GTGCTTAAGCGTGCCGGCCAGGAGCATGGTGAGGTCGTCGTCAAGAAAAGCGGCGGCAAGCACCAGCATGAAGAGCACAACAGCGCCTGGAAGGTGGCGTTTGCCGACTTCTGTCTGGCCCTGATGTGTCTTTTCCTGGTGCTGTGGGTGCTGGCCGCGCGGGACAAGGAAGAGATCGAGATGGCCATGGCCGCAGGTGCCGCCCCCAATATGACCTACCAGGGCCAGGGCGTGCGCATGATCGGCGAGTACCAGCCGGGTTCGCTGATCCCCAAGAATCCCGTCAGGCCGCAGGCCCAGGAAGAGACGGGCGGCCAGCCCCGGGTGCAGAAGCTGCTGGACAGCCCGGAAGAGCTGGCGCAGCTGTCGCGCCGGGTGCGGGAGGTCGGGGAGCAGGTCGGCCTGGGTGACCACATCGTGACCGCCGTGACGGCCGAAGGCCTGCGCATCACCGTGCACGACACCGAGCAGAGCGGCATGTTCAAGCTGGGCAGCGCTGAGCCCACCGCCGAGTTCGTGCGGCTGCTGCGCCGCATCGGCCCGATGTTCCGCGAGATCGACAACCAGTTGGTGATTGCCGGGCACACCGATGCCTTGCCCTATTCCAGCCACAGTGCGTTTGCCGCATCCAACTGGTCGCTGTCCATGCAGCGGGCGCTGGCGGCGCGCGGCCACATGATGCTGGGCGGCATGCCGGAGCGCAGCGTGCTGCAGGTGATCGGCATGGCCGAAGTGGCGCCAGCCGATCCAGAGCAGCCCCAGGCGGCCATCAACCGGCGTGTCGAGTTGCTGGTGACCACCAAGGCCCATGCCCAGAATGTGCACCAGACGTTTGGCCGACTGCCGGTGAGCGAGCCCTTGACGCCCGGGCTGCAAAGCTCGCCCGCGGACACGCCCATGCTGGAGTTGCTGCGCAAGGTATTGCTGCAGCCTTTGCAGGGCGAAGCGCAGGCCAAGCCCTAA
- the flgM gene encoding flagellar biosynthesis anti-sigma factor FlgM: MKLSPIAPAAGSVAAQGDRVQDLAASLPVAAAVVAPDVQVGVQAASVQRAQVQAAQMPDVDVARVAEIKEALARGDISFNPQKLAQLILRHHGGGA; encoded by the coding sequence ATGAAACTTTCCCCCATTGCGCCCGCTGCGGGCAGTGTGGCTGCACAGGGCGACCGGGTGCAGGACCTGGCCGCATCCCTGCCGGTGGCAGCGGCCGTGGTGGCCCCGGACGTGCAGGTGGGTGTGCAGGCTGCCAGCGTGCAGCGCGCCCAGGTGCAGGCGGCGCAGATGCCGGACGTGGATGTGGCGCGCGTGGCGGAAATCAAGGAAGCGCTGGCGCGTGGCGACATCAGCTTCAATCCCCAGAAGCTGGCACAGCTCATCCTGCGCCACCATGGAGGTGGGGCGTGA
- the flgN gene encoding flagellar export chaperone FlgN, translating to MADAPAAPGAAPSLSTRQRWAAIAQGMQQDMTAYGHLCELLHTQFHAALRHDAEAMQEAAVQITAQVQWLEGTRKERGQHVRALLPAGAPLSMEAAFALLQAPLQQQLLGLWGQLEAQVQVCKAMNQRNCQLIMEQAEVMRAVIVGNAQPEIYAPL from the coding sequence ATGGCCGATGCCCCTGCTGCCCCCGGCGCCGCACCGTCGCTGTCGACCCGCCAGCGCTGGGCTGCCATTGCCCAGGGCATGCAGCAGGACATGACGGCATACGGTCATCTGTGCGAGTTGCTGCACACGCAGTTCCATGCCGCCTTGCGCCACGATGCCGAAGCCATGCAGGAGGCTGCGGTACAGATCACGGCCCAGGTGCAATGGCTGGAAGGTACCCGCAAGGAACGTGGCCAGCATGTGCGGGCGCTGCTGCCTGCGGGTGCACCGCTGTCGATGGAGGCGGCGTTTGCCTTGCTGCAGGCGCCGCTGCAGCAGCAGTTGCTGGGCCTGTGGGGGCAGCTGGAAGCCCAGGTACAGGTGTGCAAGGCCATGAACCAGCGCAATTGCCAGCTCATCATGGAGCAGGCCGAAGTGATGCGCGCCGTGATTGTGGGCAATGCCCAGCCGGAGATCTATGCTCCGCTCTGA
- a CDS encoding glucosaminidase domain-containing protein, with the protein MLRSDFLPLPAWPGTGGTVPSGAAVAPAARLPQLPATTPVAAETAVYTPLGQDVAREVQQFISQGSGGAALASPQARWLALQAARQAARSERSKEGLSATGGVRSAAAAVGAAASLQPAQQAFLDRIAPWAQQAAQRLGVSPRAVMAHAALESGWGQRPVRDALGQDSLNLFGIKAQGGWTGASTPALTTEYEAGQAVRQTQSFRQYADLDATFGDYVRLLAHSPRYQAALRTGDDVQAFASGLAAGGYATDPDYAQKLVRISRQIPSP; encoded by the coding sequence ATGCTCCGCTCTGATTTTCTGCCTTTGCCGGCTTGGCCGGGTACCGGTGGCACGGTACCGTCGGGTGCTGCGGTGGCGCCGGCCGCACGGCTGCCCCAGCTGCCGGCCACGACCCCGGTGGCCGCAGAAACGGCCGTGTACACCCCTTTGGGGCAGGATGTGGCGCGGGAGGTGCAGCAGTTCATCAGCCAGGGCAGCGGCGGTGCCGCATTGGCGTCGCCCCAGGCGCGCTGGCTGGCGCTGCAGGCCGCACGCCAGGCCGCGCGCAGTGAGCGGAGCAAGGAGGGCCTGTCTGCCACGGGCGGCGTGCGCAGCGCAGCCGCGGCCGTGGGTGCGGCAGCCTCCCTGCAGCCAGCGCAGCAGGCCTTTCTGGACCGCATTGCCCCCTGGGCGCAGCAGGCTGCGCAGCGCTTGGGCGTGTCGCCGCGGGCGGTCATGGCGCATGCCGCGCTGGAAAGCGGCTGGGGGCAGCGCCCCGTGCGGGATGCGCTGGGCCAGGATAGTCTGAACCTGTTCGGCATCAAGGCGCAAGGCGGATGGACAGGCGCCAGCACCCCGGCGCTGACCACCGAATACGAGGCCGGGCAGGCGGTGCGGCAGACCCAGTCGTTCCGCCAGTACGCCGACCTCGATGCCACCTTTGGGGACTATGTGCGCCTGCTGGCGCACAGCCCGCGTTACCAGGCGGCCCTGCGCACCGGTGACGATGTGCAGGCCTTTGCCAGCGGCCTGGCGGCGGGCGGCTACGCCACCGATCCGGACTATGCGCAAAAGCTGGTGCGCATCAGTCGCCAGATTCCATCGCCTTGA
- the flgA gene encoding flagellar basal body P-ring formation chaperone FlgA — MNSFLTRWTPILLCALGLSAQAAAQQAPAPPPVLPAELQAAAQAQLQAAWAQLLPAAQRAQARLQVQFTAPRGAAHTPCPEGWMVPAVELHSLTRASIPVRCGSQRGSVVAQLQASAPVWTLRSDVPAGQALLAEDLELRPQTLAHRNELLDTPAPVGQQLKTAGRAGQALQARQLLSPVAMRKGDKIEIRAQGDGVQVSVMGLATGSGKLGDTVTVRNARTGRPVKGQLIAPGVLLAAPQAPGGGVKVKAMESGD; from the coding sequence ATGAATTCATTCCTGACCAGATGGACTCCCATCCTGCTGTGCGCCCTGGGGCTGTCGGCACAGGCCGCGGCACAGCAGGCCCCCGCGCCACCACCGGTGCTGCCGGCCGAGCTGCAGGCCGCCGCCCAGGCCCAGTTGCAGGCCGCGTGGGCCCAGTTGCTTCCCGCCGCACAGCGCGCACAGGCCCGGCTGCAGGTGCAGTTCACAGCCCCTCGCGGGGCTGCCCACACACCCTGCCCCGAAGGCTGGATGGTCCCTGCCGTGGAACTGCACAGCCTGACCCGTGCCTCCATCCCGGTGCGCTGCGGCAGCCAGCGCGGCAGCGTGGTGGCGCAGCTGCAGGCCAGCGCCCCGGTCTGGACATTGCGCAGCGACGTGCCGGCCGGGCAGGCCTTGCTGGCTGAAGATCTGGAACTGCGCCCGCAAACACTCGCCCACCGCAACGAGCTGCTGGACACGCCCGCCCCCGTGGGCCAGCAGCTCAAGACTGCCGGACGGGCCGGTCAGGCCTTGCAGGCGCGCCAGCTCCTCAGCCCGGTGGCCATGCGCAAGGGGGACAAGATCGAGATCCGTGCCCAGGGCGACGGCGTACAGGTCAGCGTGATGGGGCTGGCCACGGGCTCCGGCAAGCTGGGGGACACGGTGACCGTGCGCAATGCCCGCACCGGCCGGCCGGTGAAAGGGCAGTTGATTGCCCCCGGCGTGCTGCTGGCCGCCCCGCAGGCACCGGGCGGCGGCGTGAAGGTCAAGGCGATGGAATCTGGCGACTGA
- the flgB gene encoding flagellar basal body rod protein FlgB, with the protein MALNFDSALSVHAQALRVRSDRTQLLASNLANASTPGYQSRDIDFAEAMARTGQEAGLPSLDWGGSADALFRVPNHPSQDGNTVEVGVEQALFSQNASDFQTSLTFLNMKLRGLQSAIKGE; encoded by the coding sequence ATGGCACTGAATTTCGACTCGGCGTTGTCCGTGCATGCGCAAGCGCTGCGCGTGCGCTCTGACCGCACGCAATTGCTGGCTTCCAACCTGGCCAATGCCAGCACGCCGGGCTACCAGTCGCGGGACATCGACTTCGCGGAGGCCATGGCGCGTACGGGCCAGGAGGCGGGCTTGCCGTCGCTGGATTGGGGCGGCAGTGCAGATGCGCTGTTCCGCGTGCCCAACCATCCCTCGCAGGACGGCAACACCGTGGAGGTGGGCGTGGAGCAGGCGCTGTTTTCGCAGAACGCCTCGGACTTCCAGACCAGCCTGACCTTTCTGAACATGAAGCTGCGCGGCCTGCAGTCCGCCATCAAGGGTGAATGA
- the flgC gene encoding flagellar basal body rod protein FlgC codes for MGFREIAQIAGSAMTAQSTRLNTVASNLANAGAAASSESEAYKARKPVFAAVMGESTLDSYAARVQVLDVLETTEPVRKVHEPGNPVADKAGFVYYSNVNSVAEMTDMMSASRAFETNVEVLGRVRSMQQSLLRLGEQS; via the coding sequence ATGGGTTTTCGTGAAATCGCGCAGATTGCCGGCTCCGCCATGACGGCCCAGAGCACGCGCCTGAACACCGTGGCCAGCAACCTGGCCAATGCCGGTGCGGCCGCCTCTTCCGAATCCGAGGCATACAAGGCACGCAAGCCGGTGTTTGCTGCCGTGATGGGCGAAAGCACGCTGGACAGCTATGCCGCCCGCGTCCAGGTGCTGGATGTGCTGGAGACGACCGAGCCGGTGCGCAAGGTGCACGAGCCGGGCAACCCCGTGGCCGATAAGGCCGGCTTTGTCTACTACTCCAACGTCAATTCCGTGGCCGAGATGACCGACATGATGTCCGCATCGCGTGCCTTTGAAACCAATGTCGAGGTGCTGGGGCGCGTGCGCTCCATGCAGCAATCGCTGCTGCGCCTTGGGGAGCAATCATGA
- a CDS encoding flagellar hook capping FlgD N-terminal domain-containing protein — protein MSLINSASGTGTNAGSSSSDAISQALGGTELGQMFTKLLVAQVQYQDPLEPTDSSTFVTQLTQLSQTESLQSLTSQLKTQSSILDSLQTMQLGSQVGSTVMVATNSVQLDDSTVNAVVNLPATADLTLQLTAPDGKVTTVSLGSNAVGDANFTIDPAALGLPAGKYGIVVKDASGTSYPVEVAGTLQAVRLTSSGSVALQVQGLGDVLPSSVTRFVGQKA, from the coding sequence ATGAGCTTGATCAACAGCGCCTCCGGCACGGGCACCAACGCCGGCTCCAGCAGCAGCGACGCCATCTCGCAGGCCCTGGGCGGCACCGAACTGGGCCAGATGTTCACCAAGCTGCTGGTGGCCCAGGTGCAGTACCAGGACCCGCTGGAGCCCACGGATTCCAGCACCTTCGTTACCCAGCTCACGCAGCTGAGCCAGACGGAGTCGCTGCAGTCGCTGACGTCGCAGCTCAAGACCCAGTCCTCCATTCTGGACAGCCTGCAGACCATGCAGCTGGGCAGCCAGGTCGGCTCCACGGTCATGGTCGCCACCAACAGCGTGCAGCTGGACGACAGCACCGTGAATGCCGTGGTCAATCTGCCGGCCACGGCCGATCTGACGCTGCAGCTGACGGCCCCGGATGGCAAGGTGACCACGGTCAGCCTGGGCTCCAACGCGGTGGGCGATGCCAACTTCACCATCGACCCCGCCGCGCTGGGCCTGCCTGCGGGCAAGTACGGCATCGTGGTCAAGGATGCCAGCGGCACCAGCTACCCCGTGGAAGTGGCGGGCACGCTGCAGGCCGTGCGCCTGACGTCGAGCGGCAGCGTGGCCCTGCAGGTGCAGGGCCTGGGCGATGTGCTGCCTTCCAGCGTGACGCGTTTCGTGGGTCAGAAGGCCTGA
- a CDS encoding flagellar hook protein FlgE, protein MSFQIALSALQAINNQLDNISQNIANTGTTGYKSSRTNFAAMYAGSSPNGVRAASTTQTLDVAGGLLSTGRNLDVAIAGNGYFMVKDSTGVMNYTRVGVFDVDKQGVLVDHMGRQVQGYGVTAGNAALGNLGNLTVPTGQIPAQASTSVDFVANLSADWSVPANAFNPTDSSSYNSSTVSVVYDSLGRQHTVTQYFVKTANNTVEVHYQNENTAVGTSTLKFTTAGQLDTAASTVAAVNLTPAGANALSVTFDYAGTTQFAGDTSTTTNASDGYASGTMVNVLVGADGSVNAQYSNGMVQSVGVIALATFPSDSGLTAVDGTSWQASAKSGAALIGTPGTGQLGELESQQLEQSNVEVASELVDLMGAQRNYQANTKVISTQNEIMQSLMQVM, encoded by the coding sequence ATGAGCTTCCAGATTGCGCTGTCGGCGCTCCAAGCGATCAACAACCAGCTCGACAACATCTCGCAGAACATCGCCAACACCGGCACCACGGGCTACAAGTCCAGCCGCACCAACTTCGCGGCCATGTATGCCGGCTCGTCGCCCAACGGCGTGCGCGCCGCCTCCACCACCCAGACCCTGGATGTGGCGGGCGGTCTGCTGAGCACCGGCCGCAACCTGGATGTGGCCATCGCGGGCAATGGCTACTTCATGGTGAAGGACAGCACCGGCGTGATGAACTACACCCGTGTCGGCGTGTTCGATGTGGACAAGCAGGGCGTGCTGGTGGACCACATGGGTCGCCAGGTGCAGGGGTACGGCGTGACCGCCGGCAATGCGGCCCTGGGCAATCTGGGCAACCTGACGGTGCCGACCGGCCAGATCCCGGCGCAGGCCAGCACCTCGGTGGACTTCGTGGCCAATCTGTCGGCGGACTGGAGCGTGCCGGCCAATGCGTTCAACCCCACGGATTCCAGCAGCTACAACAGCTCGACCGTGTCCGTGGTGTATGACTCGCTGGGTCGCCAGCACACCGTCACCCAGTACTTCGTCAAGACGGCGAACAACACGGTGGAAGTGCACTACCAGAACGAAAACACCGCCGTGGGCACCAGCACGCTGAAGTTCACGACTGCAGGGCAGCTGGACACCGCGGCTTCCACCGTTGCGGCCGTGAACCTGACACCGGCCGGCGCGAATGCGCTGTCGGTGACGTTCGACTATGCCGGCACCACCCAGTTTGCCGGTGACACCTCGACCACCACCAATGCCTCGGACGGCTATGCCTCGGGCACGATGGTGAATGTGCTGGTCGGCGCCGATGGCTCGGTGAATGCGCAGTACAGCAACGGCATGGTGCAGAGCGTGGGCGTGATCGCGCTGGCCACTTTCCCCAGCGACAGCGGGCTGACGGCCGTGGACGGCACCAGCTGGCAGGCTTCGGCCAAGTCCGGTGCCGCACTGATCGGCACCCCTGGCACGGGGCAGCTGGGCGAGCTGGAAAGCCAGCAGCTGGAGCAGTCGAATGTGGAAGTCGCATCCGAGCTGGTGGACCTGATGGGCGCGCAGCGCAACTACCAGGCCAACACCAAGGTGATCAGCACGCAGAACGAAATCATGCAGTCGCTGATGCAGGTGATGTAA
- a CDS encoding flagellar basal body rod protein FlgF codes for MDKLIYTVMTGAERAFHAQQVHANNLANADTTGFRADYEVAGTQAVGGYGYDSRHQSTGATDVVSQRLGAVRETGRDLDVAVLGQGLITVADAGGEAYTRAGAMLVDSEGNLSINGRAVLGDGGPIVLPPFRVLSVAEDGTVSILPENGTEMQEVDRLKLVDGSQPMTKTTAGLLVSRSGEALPASETVRVRSGALESSNVQAVEEMVAVMDISRQFEIQMKLYQAADGMAEAGNRLLRD; via the coding sequence ATGGACAAGCTGATCTATACCGTCATGACGGGCGCGGAGCGTGCGTTCCATGCCCAGCAGGTGCACGCCAACAACCTGGCCAATGCCGACACCACGGGCTTTCGTGCCGACTACGAAGTGGCCGGCACGCAGGCCGTGGGCGGGTATGGCTACGACAGCCGCCACCAGAGCACTGGGGCCACGGATGTGGTGTCGCAGCGCCTGGGGGCGGTGCGCGAAACCGGGCGCGATCTGGACGTCGCCGTGCTGGGCCAGGGGCTGATCACGGTGGCGGACGCCGGCGGCGAGGCCTATACCCGTGCCGGTGCCATGCTGGTGGACAGCGAAGGCAATCTCTCCATCAACGGCCGGGCAGTGCTGGGCGATGGCGGACCGATTGTGCTGCCGCCGTTTCGCGTCCTGTCGGTGGCCGAGGATGGCACCGTGTCCATCCTGCCGGAGAACGGGACCGAGATGCAGGAAGTCGACCGGCTGAAGCTGGTGGACGGCAGTCAGCCCATGACCAAGACCACCGCAGGTCTGCTGGTGTCGCGCAGCGGCGAAGCCCTGCCCGCCAGCGAGACCGTGCGCGTGCGCAGCGGCGCGCTGGAGTCGTCCAACGTGCAGGCCGTGGAGGAGATGGTGGCCGTGATGGACATCAGCCGCCAGTTTGAAATCCAGATGAAGTTGTATCAGGCCGCCGACGGCATGGCCGAGGCCGGCAACCGGCTGCTGCGTGATTGA
- the flgG gene encoding flagellar basal-body rod protein FlgG, which yields MNPALLVSKTGLQAQDAKLQVIAHNLANVNTVGFKRNSAAFEDQFYEITRMPGSNSQGDNRVPAGVQLGTGVRLVSTHKQFTEGSMQNTSQQLDVAIVGNGFLQVLQANGDTAYTRAGQLQVDNEGRLVNANGLPLQPEITIPEGAKSVTISETGLVSAMVGTDATAQELGTLQLATFVNPAGLQAQGDNLYLVSQASGDAVLGEPGEAGFGTLRQFALESSNVQAVEEMVDMISAQRSYEMNTKVLSAADDMMRNLAQAA from the coding sequence ATGAATCCCGCTTTGCTCGTGAGCAAGACCGGCCTGCAGGCCCAGGACGCCAAGTTGCAGGTGATTGCGCACAATCTGGCCAACGTAAACACCGTGGGCTTCAAGCGCAACAGTGCAGCGTTTGAAGACCAGTTCTATGAAATCACCCGCATGCCGGGCAGCAACAGCCAGGGCGACAACCGCGTGCCCGCCGGCGTGCAGCTGGGCACCGGCGTGCGGCTGGTGTCCACGCACAAGCAGTTCACCGAAGGCAGCATGCAGAACACCAGCCAGCAGCTGGATGTGGCCATCGTGGGCAATGGCTTTCTGCAGGTGCTGCAGGCGAACGGCGATACGGCCTATACCCGTGCCGGTCAGCTGCAGGTGGACAACGAAGGCCGCCTGGTCAACGCCAACGGCTTGCCGCTGCAGCCGGAAATCACCATCCCCGAAGGCGCCAAGTCGGTGACCATCAGCGAAACCGGTCTGGTCAGCGCCATGGTGGGCACGGATGCCACCGCGCAGGAGCTGGGCACGCTGCAACTGGCCACGTTCGTGAACCCGGCCGGCCTGCAGGCCCAGGGCGACAACTTGTACCTGGTGTCGCAAGCCAGCGGCGATGCGGTGCTGGGCGAGCCCGGGGAAGCCGGCTTCGGCACGCTGCGCCAGTTCGCGCTGGAAAGCTCCAACGTGCAGGCGGTGGAAGAAATGGTGGACATGATCTCGGCCCAGCGCAGCTACGAGATGAACACCAAGGTGCTGTCCGCTGCGGACGACATGATGCGCAACCTGGCGCAAGCTGCATGA
- the flgH gene encoding flagellar basal body L-ring protein FlgH produces MICRAAWVLRWRAAGAALALLALAGCAVRPPEVMQPAESVPEFLMAPQARAQGGGLFVPHASTGLVADQRAHRAGDILTVLLEEVTQASKKANTQTSKGSSVGISPPILGGKSIKADIELEGSSKFSGGGSSTQQNALSGAMTVIVQQVLPNGLLYIKGDRALSLNQGDEVLRLSGYVRATDVDLNNRVSSLRVANARISYSGHGALSDASEAGWLTRFFQSPLFPF; encoded by the coding sequence ATGATCTGCCGCGCTGCATGGGTGCTGCGCTGGCGTGCGGCGGGTGCTGCGCTGGCCTTGCTGGCGCTGGCAGGTTGCGCGGTGCGCCCGCCCGAGGTGATGCAGCCGGCCGAATCGGTGCCGGAGTTTCTGATGGCGCCGCAGGCCAGGGCCCAGGGCGGCGGGCTGTTCGTGCCCCATGCGTCCACAGGCCTGGTGGCCGACCAGCGTGCGCACCGCGCTGGCGACATCCTGACGGTGTTGCTGGAAGAGGTGACCCAGGCCAGCAAGAAAGCCAATACCCAGACCAGCAAGGGCAGCAGCGTCGGCATCTCGCCGCCCATTCTGGGCGGCAAGAGCATCAAGGCCGACATCGAGCTGGAAGGCAGCAGCAAGTTCAGCGGCGGCGGCAGCAGCACGCAACAGAATGCGCTGTCCGGAGCCATGACCGTCATCGTCCAGCAGGTGCTGCCCAACGGCCTGCTCTACATCAAGGGCGACCGCGCGCTGTCGCTCAACCAGGGCGATGAAGTGCTGCGCCTGAGCGGCTATGTGCGCGCCACCGATGTGGACCTGAACAACCGCGTGTCCTCGCTGCGCGTCGCCAATGCGCGCATCAGCTACTCGGGCCATGGCGCGCTGTCCGATGCCAGCGAAGCTGGCTGGCTGACACGCTTCTTCCAAAGCCCGCTTTTCCCCTTCTGA